From the Lolium rigidum isolate FL_2022 chromosome 2, APGP_CSIRO_Lrig_0.1, whole genome shotgun sequence genome, one window contains:
- the LOC124686381 gene encoding dynein light chain LC6, flagellar outer arm-like, protein MLEGKALVEDTDMPPRMQAAATSAASHALDLFDVTDCRAIAGHIKTEFDKRYGVGWQCVVGANFGCFFTHSSGTFIYFSLERLTFLLFRAAAVAAAS, encoded by the exons atgctggaggggaaggcgctgGTGGAGGACACAGACATGCCGCCGCGGATGCAGGCGGCGGCCACGTCCGCCGCCTCCCACGCGCTCGACCTCTTCGACGTCACCGACTGCCGCGCCATCGCCGGTCACATCAAGACG GAGTTCGACAAGCGGTACGGCGTCGGGTGGCAGTGCGTGGTGGGCGCCAACTTCGGGTGCTTCTTCACCCATTCCAGCGGCACCTTCATCTACTTCTCCCTGGAGCGCCTCACCTTCCTCCTCTTCAgggccgccgccgttgccgcggCTTCCTAA
- the LOC124686382 gene encoding subtilisin-like protease SBT3.8 has translation MDLRTGLCCALLLVALLPLSANASSKLYIVYMGDKKHDDPSVVTASHHDALTSVLGSKDEALKSIVYSYKHGFSGFAAMLTESQAEALAKFPEVITVKRNTFHKLHTTRSWDFLGLDYQPPQQSGLLQKAKYGEDVIIGVVDTGIWPESRSFNDRGYGPVPARWKGKCQTGEQFNTTSCNRKIIGARSYHRGISAESLKSDYNSPRDINGHGTHVASTIAGVEVQGVSVGGLASGVARGGAPRARLAIYKACWEGDGCPDATVLAAIDHAIHDGVDVLSLSLGGFGPEYSGTLHAVQRGISLVFAGGNDGPVPQTVTNTVPWVTTVAASTIDRAFPTVISLGNNEKLVGQSLMHNASLISSDFKDLIYARSCSAEFVASSNVTGKIVLCSAPAQAKFRPPRIAFGDALNQTLMAGAKGLIFAQYTTNLMDSLAGIERIMPVVLVDFEIAQRLISYFDKAGSPVVKFSPTMTVVGDGVLSPRVASFSSRGPSLAFPGILKPDITAPGVSILAARRDSYVLYSGTSMACPHVSAVTALIKSVHPDWSPAMIKSAIVTTASVTDRFGMPIQADAVPRKLADPFDFGGGHINPDRAADPGLVYNVDAKEYNNFFNCTVGLLDGCDSYQLNLNLPSIAVPNLKNQVTTWRTITNVGPVEATYRAVVEAPAGVAVSVEPSVISFTAGSSRSATFKLTFTVKQRVQGGYTFGSLTWSDQSTHSVRIPIAIRTVIQDFVADTS, from the exons ATGGATTTGAGAACAGGACTCTGTTGTGCTCTGCTACTTGTGGCACTGTTGCCTCTTTCAgctaatgcctcgagcaaa CTCTACATAGTGTATATGGGGGATAAGAAACATGATGATCCATCCGTGGTCACCGCGTCGCACCACGACGCACTAACATCTGTTCTTGGGAG CAAGGACGAAGCCTTGAAGTCTATAGTTTACAGCTACAAGCACGGATTTTCTGGATTCGCGGCAATGCTCACGGAGTCTCAAGCTGAGGCACTAGCAA AGTTCCCTGAAGTTATCACTGTGAAGCGTAACACTTTCCACAAACTGCACACAACTCGGAGTTGGGACTTTCTTGGCCTTGACTATCAACCACCACAACAATCCGGCCTCCTCCAGAAAGCTAAGTATGGTGAAGATGTTATCATCGGTGTCGTGGATACAG GCATATGGCCTGAATCACGAAGCTTTAATGACAGAGGGTATGGCCCTGTGCCGGCACGGTGGAAAGGGAAATGCCAGACCGGCGAGCAGTTCAACACGACGAGTTgcaacagaaagatcattggggcGCGGTCGTACCATCGTGGTATTAGTGCTGAGTCGCTCAAGAGCGACTATAACTCACCTAGGGACATCAACGGCCACGGCACGCACGTCGCCTCGACGATAGCTGGTGTGGAGGTGCAAGGCGTGAGCGTAGGGGGCCTAGCCTCCGGTGTGGCACGCGGTGGGGCGCCACGTGCACGGCTTGCTATCTACAAGGCGTGCTGGGAGGGCGATGGTTGCCCTGACGCTACGGTCCTTGCGGCTATCGATCATGCCATACATGACGGCGTGGATGTGCTATCACTCTCGCTAGGAGGGTTCGGTCCTGAGTACTCCGGGACGCTGCACGCCGTGCAGAGAGGGATCTCGCTCGTGTTCGCCGGTGGGAACGATGGCCCTGTGCCGCAGACGGTGACGAATACCGTTCCTTGGGTCACCACGGTGGCAGCTAGCACAATTGATCGGGCTTTTCCAACAGTGATATCGCTCGGGAATAACGAAAAGTTGGTG GGGCAATCTCTTATGCACAATGCGTCTCTGATCAGCAGCGACTTTAAGGACCTAATTTATGCGAGGAG CTGCAGCGCGGAGTTCGTGGCGTCGAGCAACGTCACCGGAAAAATCGTCCTATGCAGTGCACCAGCGCAAGCAAAATTCAGGCCGCCCAGGATAGCATTTGGGGATGCCCTCAATCAAACCTTGATGGCCGGCGCGAAGGGCCTCATCTTTGCACAGTACACTACCAACCTCATGGACAGCCTGGCTGGGATTGAACGCATTATGCCCGTCGTGCTGGTGGATTTTGAGATCGCGCAGAGACTCATATCGTATTTTGACAAGGCAGG GAGTCCGGTGGTGAAGTTCTCCCCTACCATGACCGTTGTTGGAGACGGGGTGTTGTCGCCGAGGGTTGCCTCTTTCTCCTCGAGAGGGCCAAGCCTAGCCTTCCCCGGCATACTCAAG CCTGATATAACAGCACCCGGAGTCAGCATCTTGGCAGCCAGACGCGACTCATATGTTTTGTATTCCGGGACATCCATGGCTTGCCCGCATGTGTCGGCGGTCACCGCTTTGATCAAGTCGGTTCACCCTGACTGGTCGCCTGCCATGATCAAGTCCGCCATTGTCACCACAG CATCGGTGACCGATCGTTTTGGTATGCCGATACAAGCAGATGCGGTCCCGAGGAAACTGGCCGACCCATTTGATTTTGGTGGTGGCCACATCAACCCAGACAGGGCTGCTGACCCTGGTTTAGTATACAACGTGGATGCGAAGGAGTACAATAATTTCTTTAACTGCACTGTCGGATTATTAGATGGTTGCGACTCCTACCAACTAAATCTTAATCTCCCTTCAATCGCCGTGCCGAACCTCAAGAACCAGGTCACTACATGGCGCACTATCACGAACGTCGGGCCGGTGGAAGCAACTTACCGAGCGGTTGTTGAAGCTCCAGCAGGAGTAGCCGTGTCCGTGGAGCCATCAGTGATCAGTTTCACCGCAGGTAGTAGTAGAAGCGCGACGTTTAAACTAACGTTTACGGTGAAGCAAAGAGTGCAAGGTGGGTACACATTTGGTAGTTTGACATGGTCCGACCAAAGTACGCACTCAGTAAGAATTCCTATTGCTATACGGACCGTGATACAGGACTTTGTCGCAGATACATCTTAA